A window from Candidatus Acidiferrales bacterium encodes these proteins:
- a CDS encoding biopolymer transporter ExbD: protein MAIAVGEPGSGPKADINITPLIDVLLVLIIIFMVITPLVPKGLDALVPQPNPDRRPETAPDPSRVIVVQVLCPNPACVTQQIKINELPVSWETLGPRLEEIFKLRAEKVAFVKGDEKINFGEVARAIDIMRGAGIDKVGLITAKIEAGE from the coding sequence ATGGCCATAGCAGTTGGTGAACCTGGATCAGGTCCCAAAGCGGACATCAACATAACGCCGCTGATTGACGTCCTGCTGGTGCTGATCATCATTTTCATGGTGATCACGCCATTGGTGCCGAAGGGGCTCGACGCTCTGGTTCCTCAGCCGAACCCCGACCGGCGACCGGAAACCGCTCCCGACCCTTCCCGGGTGATTGTCGTCCAGGTGCTGTGCCCGAACCCGGCCTGCGTGACACAGCAGATCAAGATCAATGAGCTGCCCGTCAGTTGGGAGACGCTCGGCCCGCGGCTGGAGGAGATTTTCAAGCTGCGCGCCGAGAAGGTCGCTTTCGTAAAGGGAGACGAAAAGATCAACTTTGGCGAAGTGGCCCGCGCGATTGATATTATGCGGGGCGCCGGCATCGACAAGGTCGGGCTCATCACCGCCAAGATCGAAGCGGGTGAGTAG
- a CDS encoding tetratricopeptide repeat protein, with amino-acid sequence MRRFAVLLGVATLALAATGCNKLKARDHLNKGVQAYKVAQFNTAIEHFRQAIELDPSLINARLYLATAYASQYIPGAPSPENINVGEQAIAEFKKVLEMDPNNIGSIKGIGGLYFNMNQMEDAKEWQRKLTVLEPNDPEPYYYIGVIDWTLSFKPRNELRNKLKLARPEDPIPVKPRLELAKSNGPVVEEGIEALKKAIEIKPDYIDALAYLNLLYREKADLVEAAERAGLTSQADAIVEKIKEIRGGKEGAAQ; translated from the coding sequence ATGAGACGTTTTGCCGTCCTTCTGGGTGTGGCCACACTGGCGCTCGCCGCCACCGGCTGCAACAAGCTCAAGGCTCGCGACCACCTCAACAAGGGCGTTCAGGCTTACAAGGTCGCTCAGTTTAATACCGCCATCGAACATTTCCGGCAGGCCATTGAGCTGGATCCTTCCCTCATCAACGCCCGGCTTTATCTCGCCACCGCTTACGCCAGCCAGTACATCCCCGGCGCTCCCTCCCCGGAAAACATCAATGTCGGCGAACAGGCGATTGCCGAATTCAAGAAAGTGCTGGAGATGGATCCGAACAACATCGGCAGCATCAAGGGCATCGGCGGGCTCTACTTCAACATGAACCAGATGGAGGACGCCAAGGAGTGGCAGCGGAAGCTGACCGTGCTCGAGCCGAACGATCCGGAACCCTACTACTACATCGGGGTGATTGACTGGACGCTCTCTTTCAAGCCGCGCAACGAACTGCGCAACAAGCTCAAGCTTGCCCGCCCCGAGGACCCCATCCCGGTCAAGCCGCGGCTGGAACTTGCCAAGTCAAATGGGCCGGTGGTCGAGGAGGGCATCGAAGCCCTGAAAAAGGCGATCGAAATCAAACCCGACTACATTGACGCCCTGGCCTACCTCAACCTTCTTTACCGCGAAAAAGCCGACCTGGTCGAAGCCGCCGAGCGTGCCGGCTTGACCAGCCAGGCCGACGCCATCGTCGAAAAAATCAAAGAGATTCGTGGCGGCAAGGAGGGTGCCGCCCAGTAG
- a CDS encoding bifunctional (p)ppGpp synthetase/guanosine-3',5'-bis(diphosphate) 3'-pyrophosphohydrolase, translating to MMASRGSSLSTSKQDRATTARFEEVYKQVEESRPGADLSMLRRAYAFSAEHHRQQVRESGEPYLSHPLEVAKVLAEMKLDVTTICAGLLHDVVEDSQIPIEEVKKEFGAEVARLVEGVTKISRLDLLAPEARQAENVRKMVLAMVEDIRVVLVKLADRLHNMRTLGFLPAEKRERIARETLEIYAPLAHRLGMGKVRGELEDLALSFLEPETFHELAETMESKRKVNERFLEEVRASTQKQLAEAGIPAKVEGRIKRIYSLYQKMKQRLVALDQVFDLMAVRVLTDTVKNCYAALGVIHQAWRPVPGRFKDYIAMPRPNLYQSLHTTVVTATGQPFEVQIRTHEMHRIAEEGIAAHWKYKDGKEASAQDDQRIAWLRHLVEWAREMQQPGDFLSTLKLDLYPEEVYAFTPKGRILSLPRDATPVDFAYAVHTEVGHQCIGAKVNGRIVPLRTRLQNGDVVEILTQAGRGPSRDWLSFVKTSRARGKIRHWLSVHERQRAIELGKKIFEKCARRYAISLKKYSEQDFARLAHEHHCQNGDDLYANLGYGRWSARQVLSKLAGRPLGEPRPEEKASRLASAVKKVLGIRDAMILVKGHGDLMVYRARCCNPIRGEEIIGYITRGKGVAVHASHCRNVQNLLYGSERSIGVEWTSTGGDAFPVRLSLATEDRPGLLKEISSIISDEKLNIKNLEARTGNQRAQIDLSLDIMDRKQLERIIASLKRIPGVYDVIRLPRP from the coding sequence ATGATGGCCAGTCGGGGCAGTTCGCTCTCCACCTCCAAGCAGGATCGGGCGACGACGGCGCGCTTTGAGGAGGTCTATAAGCAGGTCGAGGAGAGCCGCCCGGGCGCCGATCTGAGCATGCTCCGCCGGGCCTATGCCTTCAGCGCCGAGCACCACCGCCAGCAAGTCCGCGAATCGGGCGAGCCCTATCTTTCCCACCCCCTGGAAGTGGCCAAGGTCCTGGCCGAGATGAAGCTCGACGTGACGACCATTTGCGCCGGGCTGCTTCACGACGTGGTGGAAGACTCCCAGATACCCATCGAGGAAGTGAAAAAGGAGTTTGGCGCGGAAGTGGCGCGGCTGGTCGAAGGCGTCACCAAGATCAGCCGCCTCGACTTGCTCGCCCCGGAAGCCCGCCAGGCCGAGAACGTACGGAAAATGGTCCTGGCGATGGTGGAAGACATCCGGGTGGTGCTGGTGAAGCTGGCGGACCGCCTGCACAACATGCGCACGCTTGGCTTCCTCCCGGCGGAAAAGCGCGAGCGCATTGCCCGGGAAACGCTGGAAATTTACGCCCCGCTCGCTCACCGTCTCGGCATGGGCAAAGTTCGCGGCGAGCTGGAAGACCTCGCCCTGAGCTTCCTCGAGCCCGAAACGTTCCACGAACTTGCCGAAACCATGGAATCGAAGCGCAAGGTGAACGAGCGCTTCCTCGAGGAAGTTCGGGCAAGCACGCAGAAGCAGCTTGCCGAGGCCGGCATCCCCGCCAAGGTCGAAGGCCGCATCAAACGCATCTACAGCCTCTACCAGAAGATGAAGCAGCGTCTGGTGGCTCTCGATCAGGTGTTTGATCTGATGGCGGTCCGGGTGCTTACCGACACGGTCAAGAATTGCTACGCCGCTCTGGGCGTCATTCATCAGGCATGGCGGCCGGTGCCGGGCCGCTTCAAGGACTATATTGCGATGCCCCGGCCGAACCTTTACCAATCGCTGCACACCACCGTGGTGACGGCCACCGGCCAGCCCTTCGAGGTTCAGATCCGAACCCACGAGATGCACCGCATCGCTGAGGAGGGCATCGCGGCTCACTGGAAATACAAAGATGGCAAGGAAGCCTCGGCTCAAGACGATCAGCGGATTGCCTGGCTGCGCCATCTGGTCGAATGGGCGCGCGAGATGCAGCAGCCCGGCGACTTCCTCTCCACGCTGAAGCTCGACCTCTACCCGGAAGAAGTTTATGCCTTCACGCCCAAGGGCCGGATCCTTTCCCTGCCGCGCGATGCCACGCCGGTGGATTTCGCTTATGCCGTCCATACCGAAGTCGGCCACCAATGCATCGGCGCCAAGGTGAACGGCCGGATTGTCCCGCTGCGGACCCGGCTCCAGAATGGCGACGTGGTGGAAATCTTGACCCAGGCCGGCCGTGGCCCCAGCCGCGATTGGCTGAGTTTTGTCAAAACCTCCCGCGCCCGAGGCAAGATCCGTCATTGGCTTTCCGTCCACGAGCGCCAGCGGGCCATCGAACTGGGCAAGAAAATTTTCGAGAAATGCGCCAGGCGCTACGCCATTTCACTGAAAAAGTATTCGGAGCAGGATTTTGCCCGGCTCGCCCATGAGCACCATTGCCAGAATGGCGACGACCTCTACGCCAACCTCGGTTACGGCCGCTGGTCAGCCCGGCAAGTTCTCTCCAAACTGGCCGGGCGTCCCCTCGGCGAGCCCCGGCCGGAAGAAAAAGCCTCCCGGCTGGCGAGCGCGGTCAAAAAAGTCCTGGGGATTCGCGATGCCATGATCCTGGTGAAAGGTCATGGCGACTTGATGGTCTATCGCGCCAGGTGCTGCAACCCCATCCGCGGCGAGGAGATCATCGGCTACATCACTCGCGGCAAGGGCGTGGCCGTGCATGCAAGCCATTGCCGGAATGTTCAAAATTTGCTTTACGGCAGCGAGCGGAGCATTGGTGTCGAATGGACGTCCACCGGCGGAGATGCTTTCCCCGTGCGGCTGAGCCTTGCGACCGAAGACCGCCCCGGCCTGCTCAAGGAAATCAGCTCCATCATATCGGATGAGAAGCTGAACATCAAAAATCTCGAAGCGCGCACCGGCAACCAGCGGGCGCAAATCGACCTGAGCCTCGACATCATGGATCGAAAACAGCTCGAACGAATCATCGCCTCGCTCAAAAGAATCCCCGGCGTATATGACGTCATCCGCCTGCCGCGGCCTTAG